A region of the Hydractinia symbiolongicarpus strain clone_291-10 unplaced genomic scaffold, HSymV2.1 HiC_scaffold_64, whole genome shotgun sequence genome:
TGCTGTCGCTCTACACACAGTGGAATACTTTTATAATGCCCTTTTTAATGAAGTTGAATTTACATGTCTACCAGAAGCTATTTCCTTGCAAACATTGGAACGTGCCATAATGTATGTTGAATCAATTGATGAACAGAAAGAATTATTTTACACAGTtagtcttttaaatattttataattaagTTACAGCAAATTTGCATTTATTATCTTTTCATAGACATTTATTCATCTCATTTATGACAATATTTTTCGTTTTAGTATATCACAGAATTGGTTAGTACCAGCAAAACACCATCAGTTAAACGTGCCCCAACTTCTGatgaatataaaaaagctgTTTTAATGACACCGGGTGCCTTCGTCACATACAGATCTTTCAAACAAAGTACATCAAAAAGATTTCGCGGTTTACTATCCCAAGAATTTGTTAAGTTTATAGAAAACTTTGTTAACAAAGACATTGGTCGTTTGGTTAGTGTAAGAGCAGTTGGGTCGTCAAAATCATCAaaagtatttgttaaaaaagaatttagggACTTGCCATCCGAAATAAAAAATTGGTTACAAGAAagtgaatatgaaacaaaaaggCTCGCCAAACATCCTGTTTGTATTACGGATCGGATTATCGAGTCTATTAATCTTGAAATTCATtagcaaaaatttttcaaataatccTTTTTCTATATCCATAGAATAAGTCGTTCttacttataaaaaagtttacaaatttATCAACACCAAAATATATAGGTTAGCTATAACAAAGTTAATCGGgtttaaaattgtaaattttaataaaacttattttactCGATTGACAAATTGTATACAGATATGCCGAGGCAAAAAATGCTCgaaaaataacaacagtttcttataaaaaattgctTGTACATGAAAAAGTATAAACACTGTTCGGAAAGTTGCGTAACATTTGAGTTGTGTTCAGCATGTTTTTACTATTATTTGTATTGCTTAAATTTAATCACGttttcttattttctgtatGATTAATATGagtaattgtaaaaaaagtttctgaAGACAAGTCATGTGTTTTTGATGAATCTTTTAACACTGCAAGAGTAGCTAAAATTATGCAATGTAGGGAATTCATTAACGTCCCGTTATCTGACATAAGCTTTTCTGTGTATCGCGAATGACAAATACTCTGCCTGAGAAATTACAGTAAGGGACCATAGTAAGtacattttctattattttataattatattaCAATTTAACGATTCATTATTCGTTTTTCAAATCTACAAATATTCTTTGATACAATAATTTCAATAACTTGCAAAGAAGTTGATTAATTTCTGATTAAATCATAGCATGGATTAcccaccgttaaaaagattAAGAAGCCGGGGGACACAATGTGGTGTCAATAGTGTTAGTCATGACAAGTCTACGCAATTTGGACCTTCTCATAACAGTTATGATCGTTTTATCCGCTCATCCGATAAAACAGCATTTACAACACACAAATACTTAATCACAAACATCACGAATACCAAAGAGAATGCCTTATCGTGGTGTTTTGATAACAATTTGTTaatcaaacaaagaaaatgcGATAAATGTAACAATGACATGATCTTGTctaagtgcaaaagttcagatGGAATTAGATGGCGTTGCCAAAAGAATGGTCATTTTGTTGAAACGTCAATTCGCAAAGGTAGCTGGTTTGAAAAGTCTAATTTGACGATAGAAGAGGTGATTGAAATGACGTATTGGTGGACCACTGGTATCGATCAAAATCAAATAGCCAAACAAATGTGCATATCAAGTTCTACTGCTGTTGACTGGGATATGTTTTGCCGAGAAACGTGTGAAGTATTACTCTTCCAAAATTCATCAAAGATTGGCGGTAAAGGTGTACGAGTTCAAATTGACGAAAGTAAGTTTGGAAAGCGTAAATACCACAGGGGCCATCGTGTAGATGGACAGTGGGTTTTTGGTGGTATAGAAGAAGAATCGCGAAAGAACTTTCTTGTAGCGGTAGaaaagagagacagagagacgcTGATacctataataaaaaattggatCCTGCCTGGTACAACTATAGTTTCAGATTTTTGGAAACCATATGATATTTTAAGTGAATTAGATTTTGAACATTTAAAAGTTAACCACTCAGTTGAATTTGTTAACTGTAACGGAGATCatacaaataaaattgaagGACACTGGAGGCAAGTTAAATCAACATTACCATCATTTGGAGTAAAAAAATCCCACTTTTCATCTTACATGGCGGAATTTATGTGGAGATATGCTAACAAGGATCAAGATTTATTTTCgaaattcatttgcgacttaTCTTCTGTGTATTTGTCGGATGAAATTTTCGCATTTTCATAATTTATTTTCGGATTTTTTCAATGGATTCCTAATTTCAATTACAAgataaaaagtttttcaaaaattttgttgcaattttaaaaaaagcctttttCTTCGTTCTTATTATTTAACTTTAAAGATTTCCATTTGAGTTTAGATACATTTCCACTCAAGAACAGACGGATAGAAGAATTGAAATTTTTCGTTCTGTACAAACTGATATTTGAAATCAATTCGACTGTCCTTGCAGATATATTTTAATCTTGAATTTGacaagaacaaaaaa
Encoded here:
- the LOC130629340 gene encoding uncharacterized protein LOC130629340, yielding MDYPPLKRLRSRGTQCGVNSVSHDKSTQFGPSHNSYDRFIRSSDKTAFTTHKYLITNITNTKENALSWCFDNNLLIKQRKCDKCNNDMILSKCKSSDGIRWRCQKNGHFVETSIRKGSWFEKSNLTIEEVIEMTYWWTTGIDQNQIAKQMCISSSTAVDWDMFCRETCEVLLFQNSSKIGGKGVRVQIDESKFGKRKYHRGHRVDGQWVFGGIEEESRKNFLVAVEKRDRETLIPIIKNWILPGTTIVSDFWKPYDILSELDFEHLKVNHSVEFVNCNGDHTNKIEGHWRQVKSTLPSFGVKKSHFSSYMAEFMWRYANKDQDLFSKFICDLSSVYLSDEIFAFS